The Thalassotalea sediminis genome includes the window GAACACTAACATAAGGTAATGACTTATCATCGAGACTTAACAAACTTGCCAACGATTGAACACCATTAAAAACACCGGTTTCATCAACACCTGTAATGCGAATACCGGTTTGTAAAATCGTCATTGTATAGCTGCCGATCATTTTACTATCATCAGGCTTAATCGATAGTTTAACTTTGGCGCCGTTTTCAGATTGTTTAATACCCAGCGTTGCTAGACGCTCAAGTCCAGCAATTACGCTTTCCTTGTCAACATTTCCAAACGCTACATTTATGCCAGATGAAATATCCAACGCCCCTGAAGGCTCAGGAAATACGATGTTTTTTGGGGTAGGAATAATCACTTTACTTACATCAAGTAATTTCTCTCCAAGCACTTTATTTCTTTGATAAAAATCTTCTGCCGTTAGCCACTGAGTATTATCACTCGGCGTTCGTTTAAAGTGATGTTCATAATCACTGTAACTTTTAACATGTTGTAGCACTTCAAGTTGAGTATCTGGATCAATTGTCGGCTTTGTACTCGTAATTACTCTGGGTTCAAGTTCAGGTGCGGTAACAATCATGTTTGGCATGATGTCCGATTCTGCAAGCGTCCAAAAACTCGCTCTAAAGGTAACCGTCTTTGTTTCGCCTTTTTTGAGGCCAGCGAATTTTTCCGTTGGCGTTAAGCGATGCAAGTCACCATTTAAATGTTCTAATGTAAACAGGTTACCGTCAGCATTATGTAATGGTGCTATTTGGCTATAATAAATTTGCCAACCAGATGCAGGAATATCTTCTTTTGCCGTTAACTTAAACTGTGCTTCAAAGCACAAGCCATCAGTCTTATTTGGATCGCATTTATCCCCTGCTTGGTTCGTTACAAGAATAAACTGAATTTGTAATGCGTCAGCAATAGTATCGATGTCTTGTTGCGTTAAGGCTCCCATTTGCGTCGCTTGCACTTCAGCCGTTTGCGTTTGTTGTGAAGTTGGGGTAGTGGTTTCTCCACAGCCGGCCATCACAAATGCTGCAGAAATCATTGCGGATAACACTGTCAATTTCATCACGTTGCTACTCATTTTTTTATTATTTGAAGATATAAACATGAACGATTTTGACAGCGCTGTCAAAAATTTCTTTACACATAAGGTACAGCGCTATAAGTTTGTGTTATAAATTGAGTCAATATTGATTTTATACCGTTAAGCAATTTTGCGCATGGTAAAGTGTTAGTGTGTCATCTTGAGTGGAAAGAGTAGAAGTAATATGTCAGAGTCGATCAAAAAAGTAGTTATCGTGGGGGGTGGTACCGCTGGGTGGATGACTGCTGCAAGTCTTAGCAAATATTTAGCGAACAAAGACACTAACATTACGATTATAGAATCAACGACTGTCGGCACAGTAGGTGTTGGTGAAGCCACAATTCCAAATATAATAAATTACAATAAAAATCTAGGTATTGATGAATTAGAACTCATTAAAGCAACGCAAGCGACCTTTAAACTCGGCATACAGTTCGAAGATTGGAATAAACCGGGAGAAAAATTTTTTCATCCTTTTTCAGATTATGGTATGCCGATTAACAATGTTGATTTTCATCACTACATTAATAGAGTTAATGCACAAGGAAGCCAGCTAAATATAGAAGATTACTGTTTTCCTGCGGTATTAGCTAAGCAAGGAAAGTTTGCGCAACCGCATCCAAACCCGCCCTCACCTTTAGCAGATTATCAATATGCACTTCACTTTGATGCTGGGTTATATGCTAATTTTCTCAAATCTTTTGCACTCAAACATGGTGTAGTTCATATTGACGCATTCATTCGTAGTGTCGAACTTAATCAAGAAAATGGCTTTATCAAATCAGTCACGCTTGAAAATGGCGACATTATAAATGGTGATCTATTCATTGATTGTTCGGGGTTTAAAGGGTTACTTATTGAAGAAGCTCTAAAAACCGGTTATGAAGATTGGAGTCATTGGCTTCTTTGTGACCGTGCCATGGCTGTACAAACAGAATTATCTGGCGAGATAACACCTTTTACCCGCTCAATAGCCAAAGCTTATGGCTGGCAATGGCGTATCCCATTACAGCATCGAATGGGTAATGGGTATATATATGCAAGTAAATATCAATCTGATGAGGAAGCAGAGCGCACTTTACTATCGAGTATCGAGGGTAAAAAAATTAAAGATATTCGAAAGTTTCAATTTACACCTGGATGTAGAAAAAAAGTTTGGAATAAAAACTGTGTTGCTATTGGCTTATCTTCAGGATTTTTAGAGCCTTTAGAGTCAACTAGTATTTCATTAATACAATCTGTCATTGATAAACTACTGACGTTTTTTCCAGATACATCTTTTAACCAACATGATATAGATGAAGTAAACCGGCTACATAATGATGAACTTATTCACATCCGAGATTTTTTAATCTTGCATTATAAAGCAAGCAAACGCGATGACTCACCTTTTTGGCAACATTGCCAAGAGATGAGCATTCCAGATTCTTTAGCTCACAAAATAGCAGTTTTCGAAAGCAGAGGTCATATTATTATTAGAGAAAGCGAATCATTCGAACCAGCTAGTTGGTTAACGATGTATAACGCATTTGGCTTCATACCTAAACGATTTGATGAAAGAACAGAGAAAGTTTCGATAGATATACTGATAAAGAATTTGTCACAAATGAAAGGCTCTTTAGAGAATGCTGCAAAACAAGCTATAACACATACTGAATTTATTAAAAGGCATTGCCAAGCTAGACCATTATAACGTTTGCTTCACTACAAGGTTATGGTACTTGGCTAAGCAGGATTAACTAGCTTTCAGAGCTGCCTTAATACTGCTTAGCATAGCAACAGACAATACCACTTAGATCAAGGCATCTTTGCTCGACAGTATTTTTCTAAAAACTCATCATGGCTAGGCTGTGATTCAGCAATTTGAATTAACCCTTGCTTTCCCTGTGATAATATTGAACTTAATTTATTTGCATCCAACGTATCTAATGCGGGGTTATATCGCTCGGGCATCACTTGCATTCCCATTAATATTGCATACCAACTCGTAGGTTGAAACAGCTCTTCGGTACCGGGGATCAACCCACCAGAAACCTTATAAAAGTCAATTTTACGCTCTAGCGAGGTAGGTATTTTCATCTGCTGACACCAACGCCAAAACTCAGTATCCTCCCTTTTAGTCGTGCAATAATGTAACACTAAAAAGTCTCTAATTTCTTCGTAATCTACTCTGACTCTGCGATTAAATTCATCTTGTAGTTGCTGATGACATGATTTATCGGGAAACATCCTAATAAAAAAAGCCAGTGTCCTAGTAACAAGATGTATTGCCGTTGATTCTAGCGGCTCTAAAAAGCCCTGTGCTAAACCAAGCGCCAAACAATTTTTATACCAAGCCTTTTTTCGAAGCCCTGTGGTAAAAGGAATTATTCGTGGCTCTGTCAACGGTTTACCTTCCACTGAGTCAAGTAAGGTTTTCGTTGCCTCTTCATCACTGATATATTTACTACAAAAAACATAGCCATTACCGGTGCGATGTTGCAAGGGGATACGCCATGTCCACCCAGCCTCTTTGGCTGTTGATACAGTATAGGGTTTTGTTTCACCCGTTTTTTCGGTTTGTACTGTAACGGCCCGGTTACACGGTAAATAGTGAGACCAATCATCATACCCAGCATTCAAAGTTTGTTCTATAAGTAGGCCTTTAAAGCCTGAACAATCAATAAAAAAGTCACCACTTATTTGCGAATTATCATCTAATGTTACGGACTCAATATAACCTTCTTCATTTTGTGCTACAGATTTAATCAAGCCTTCGGTTCTTTTGACACCCAAATTTTCTGCAAATTTTCTTAAGTACTTACCCGCAAGTGTAGAATCAAGGTGTAAAGCATAAAAAATGCGTTCCAGTGGTGTATTTCGAGCCTCAAACGGTAAGAAAAACTTATTTCTCTCCGATAATACATATTCAGGAGAGTGAGCCATAAGTGGTGTAGGATCTCCTTCAGCTTTAGATTTCAGCCAACATTGAAAAAAGTCAAACCCGGCTATTGGTTTTCCTATGCTGCCGAAAGGGTGAAAATAACTATCTCCTTTTGCATACCAATCTTCAAACTGAATACCGAGTTTAAAACTGCCCTGCGTTTCCTTGATAAAGTCATCTAAATTAATACCAAGGCTATTTAATACAATCAGCAATGAAGGAATTGTTGCTTCACCTACGCCTATTGTGCCAATTTGTTCAGATTCAACTAACTCAATCTCAAGATCTGAGTTTTTAAAGCCATGCGCTAGTGTTGCGGCGGCAATCCAACCTGAGGTACCTCCTCCAACAATGACAATCTTACTGAGTGGGTTTTCTGTTTTATTCATGTTATTTCCAGTGAAAACGATTATGACTGTTCTTTTGCTTCAAAATGGCAATATTTTTTCAAAAATATACCATGGGGCAAGGCGTTGTTAGCCGAATGTTGTACACGATGTCGCATGTAATGTAAGTTTTTATTTAAATACTCTAACGGCATGTTGTCTGCCTTTTTGTCATAAGCTTTCGGGTACATTTCAAAACCATCAAATATAGCTAGCCAGCTATCTTTGCCAAAAATTTCAAACGGATACCGCTTTAACTCTCCTGTTGACAGAAAGATATCTATTTTTTCTTGCAGTGTATCGGGTAATTGCAGCTGTTGGCAATCTCGCCAAAACGCTGAATCATCGCGTTTACTCGCTTTGTAATGCAATATAATGAAATCTCGTACTCGCTCATACTCTAACGCTGTTTTTTGGTTAAACAGATCTACCTTAGTTTGGTCATAACATGCACCATGCAAAGAGCCAATTAATTTTTCAATTGCCGTTTCTACTAAAGCAATACTGGTTGATTCCAGCGGCTCTAAGAATCCAGATGATAGCCCTATTGCTACGCAGTTTTTATACCAAGCTTTTTCACGTCGGCCCGGAGTAAAATTAAAAGTACGAGGTTCATGTAATAGCTTACCATCAATATTTGATAATAAAGTATCAAGTGCCGCTTGTTCATCTATATATTGGCTAGCAAAAACATGGCCATTTCCTTGTCTGTGCTGCAAGGGTATTTTCCATTGCCAACCGGCTTTATGTGCTTTGGATACTGTGCGAGCATTTGGTGCCATTACAGATTCACTCTGTACCGCAAATGCTCGATCACAAAACAACCATTTGCTCCAGTTTTCATATCCAATGTTGAGCGTTTTGTTAATCAGTAGACCCTGAAAACCTGAACAATCAATAAAAAGATCACCTTCTATTTCAGTGCCATCTTCTAGCAAAACAGATTTAATGTCTCCATTATCATTACGCGTTGAAACTTCATCAATTTTACCATCGATTAATGTTGTTCCATTATTTTCTGAATATTCCCGCATTAATTTTGCAAATAACGCAGCATCAAAGTGTAAAGCCCAGTCAAAAATTTCAAGTTGGCTTTCAGGGTTTGTAGTTGGTACTGCAAATTTATTGTCTTTTGCGAGCTGAACACCTAAAGAAAAATCTGCTAGTGGGTAAACATTATCCACTTGCCTTTGACGCAACCAGTAATGATGAAAATCGACTTCTTTCGTACCTTGCCCATAAATGCCAAAAGGGTGAATAAATGAACTATCTAGTTTGTGCCAATCCTTAAATTCAATGCCCAGTTTGCATGTTGCAGCCGTAGCTTTTAAGACATCGAGATCTGACAAGCCTAATTTACCGTAAAAACGTCTTAACGTGGGTATTGTCGCTTCTCCAACACCAATAGTGCCAATCTGTGAAGATTCAACCAGAGTAATTTTCACCTTTTCATTGGCAAAATAGTGGCTCAATGCCGCTGCAGTCATCCAACCTGAGGTTCCTCCACCAACAATAACAATTGAGTTGACTTGTTTTTTTTGTTCAAACATCGAATTACCTATTTGCCTAACGTTAATGCCTATTTCATTAAATACTACCCCAGTACTTAAAGAAATAGAAATTGCCCTAATACGCTAATATTGGCTGACTATTTGTAAGTTCAATAAAACACACCTCTTGAGTTCATGCTTTAGAGATAAAAAAACCGCCGCATAAGCGACGGTTTTTGATTTAGTCCAGCGTTGTTCAATTAGAACTTAACGCGTGTACCTACTGTCCAACGTGCTTCATAAACGTTTTGGAAAGCTTTTTGCTTTTCAAACTCAATGAATGCTTGTTGGTACTCTTCAGTAATGTTTGAACCATTCACATAAAAGCTAATGTCTTCACTGAAGTTGTACGTCGCATTAAAGTCAAGCTGCGAGTAATCGTCTTGATACAACGATTGACCACCTGTGCCTGAATTACCTGCGGTCATCAAACGCGGGCTACGTGAGTTCCACGCTAAACGCGCTGAGAATGTCTCATTTTCATACCACACAACCGCGTTATATGTATCTTCTGACATCCCTTGGAACGGTAAGTCATCACCGTGTACGTCTTTCGCTTCTTGTTTTGAATCGGTATACGTGTAGTTTAAGTCAAAACCAACATTCTTAAAGATACCATCATCACCTAAGAAATCACTTAACGCCACTTTAGCGCCCAATTCAAAACCAGCTACTTCACCACCTTTTGATTGTGCCGTAAACGTCGTTGGGTGTGGACCACGGATAACACCATCACTATCTGGCTCTTCGCTACGTAGCTCTGTTTTACTTTCAGTAAATTCGGCAATATCAATACCAAATGCTGATGCAAAGAACATTGATGCTTCACCTGCATACCACTCAGCTGATAATGACCAATTCTCTGAGCGCCATGGGTTCAACGCCGGGTTACCGTTTAGCGTCACTTCTTGTACACGCATACAGCCACAGCCATTATTAAACACCATACCGACGTTTTTACCTGCTCCCCATTGCGCTAAGTCTAACGCTTGCATATTTTCAGAGAACGCCGCACGTAAAACAACGTCATCACTTGCTTGATACGCTAAGTTAATTGACGGTAATTCGTCTTTATACGTACGCTCAGTTACTTCATCACCAATATCTGGCCCTAAACCTGAATGCGGTAAGTTACCACCAATTAGGTTTTGCTTCACAAATAACGTGGTTTCAATCACTTTAAGTCCAACGTTACCTGATAAGTTACCGTACTCAAAGTTCGCTTGTAAGAAGTAAGATAATTCATCTAACCCTACATCATACGTCGCACCACCATTTTCAGTACGTTGTACGTTACCAAACGTATCTTGATGCCATTGGCGTGGGTTACGGAAGTTACTTGGGTCAATCACCCAAATACCTGGAATGCCTTTAACATTACCAAAGTCTGTTTGCCATGAAACCGTTGTATGCTGGTCTAAACGTGTTGGTGGTAATAACGTATAAGGAGTCCACGTGAAATCACCGTAAATAGGGTCGCCATTTTCATCAACTTTTGGTACATACATTCTCTCACCAGTATCTTCATCATACTGATAATGTGATGTTTCTTCGTACTCGCCAGTTTCAGCATTATAAGCAAAATTACCTTGCTCTGCAGGTGTGTACTCACCCGTACCTTCTAAGCCATAACAAGCGTTATCAGGAGCATTACTCGTACTTCTATCTAAGTTTTGGTCAACCGCTTTCCATTGTGCAATATCACAACCGTTACCAAAATCTGAAGTATACGTAAATTGGTCATGGTCAATATCACGTTGTGAATAACGAATACCAAAATCAACACTGGTAATAACATCGTTATTTTCTAATGCGTAGTTCCATTTTGTGCTAAAAGTACGCATGTCTGCTTTATCATCAGTGTTACCTTCTGATGAAAATGCACCAATGTGATATGAATCAAGGCTTGCCATGTAATCAGCAACTGTCATTGCACCTTGACCACCAGTGACCACTTGGTCGAAACCACCAAACGTTGGATGCTCACCACTAGCATCATGCGTTAAGAAGAAATCACCTGTTTCAATACCTTGAGAGAACTTACCGTAACAGCCGCCTTCTGAGCCAACAATTTCTTCACCGTTGTTACAGTATTCCGCTGATGTAAAACCACCTGGGCCTAATACCAACGCACCTTCATCGATACTCATGATATCGCCTTCACCGTAGGCATGACGCATTTTCGCTGTTGCAGTAGCATCAGTGAAACGTACTTGACCAGTTAACGCACCACCATTGTCATAATCTAACTGTAAGTTGAAGTTACGTGATTTTTCTTCATTAATGTTAACTTGCGTAAATGATTGTAAACGGTATGGACGCATCTTAAAGGCATCAACACCACGCCATTCGTTGCCATCAGCGTCTGTGTATGAATCACCGGTATAGTTGGTCGCAAACGCATACTGGGCGAAAGTTTGCCAGCGGTTATTGTTGTTAAAACCTGAACGCGCATTAAAACGGTCTTGGTTTGTGTAGAAATAATCTGCTGTTAACGTGTAGCCTTCACCTAAATCAACTTGTAAAGACGCTTGAACAGCATCACGCTCACGCTCTTCAGTTTTATTAAACGCAGTAAAACCGTGTGGCACTATGTTGCGGTAGCCAGCAGATTCAGCTGGTGTACTCCACGCGTAGTTATTAGATGTCCAACCTAAACCACCGTTTTCAGAAGTATCGTTATGGCCGTTATAATCGGTTGCTAGCGTTACATCTTGTGTCACCGCTGAAATTAAGAAACCAATTTTACCGTCATTATATGCCGCTAAGCCATGCAATGTTGGGTCTGTTTCTTCGGTAATTGAACCGCGTGTTGCTTCCGCACCACCCACGAATGTCCAACCATCATCCATGTCAAATGGACGACGCGTTTTTAAGTCAATCGCACCGGCAATACCTTGCGCAGTATTATCAGCTGTTGCCGATTTATACACATCAACACCACCAAAAAGTTGCGCAGGTAAATCACCTAAATCAGCGCCTGAGGTATCAATTGTTGTTGCAGATAAAAAGGTTTCACCATTCATGGTGGTATCAATTTGAGGTAGACCACGAATTTGAACACCGCCGCCTTCACCAGCAACACGTTCAATTTGAACACCCGTAATACGTTGCAATGAATCAGTAATGGTTACATCAGGTAACTTACCAATATCTTCTGCTGCAATACCGTCAACTTGCGAATCAGCAAAACGTTTACCGTTTATACTTGCTTTTGTTGAGCCACGGATACCCGTGACTTCAATTACTTCAACTTCTTTATCAGCGCCTTCAGCAGCCATTGCTAATGGTGTAGCACCACCCGCAAGAACCATAGCGATTGAACTCGCTAAAACGCCTTTTTTAAATGTTTTAGATGACATCGACTTTCCCTTACACACGTTTTTTAAATTTGTTTCGTTATGTTTATATAACCTCATTAAAGACAGCGCTGTCTTTTAATTTGATGACAGCGTTGTCATAGGTTAAGTAAAACCATACACAAAAAATACAATCATGGCTATACTTGATCGCAACATTATCTTCAAAAACCACATAACACATTGAAATATATCGTTATAAAATTAATTTCCAATTATAGATAACAAGTAAAAATGGCGGGGATTTTAATAAATATTCGTTATTTTTCGATTAGTTATAAGATATTACTGAATAATAATGCATGATAATGAATAGAATTTGGCGTTTTATTACTACACTCAAGACTAGGCGTTCAGTAAATGCACCCAAGCCGTTTAAACAGTAATCAATACAACGCTAAAAATTATACATAAAACCTAACAGGTCAAATTTAAGTTAATAACTACTAGTAAACATTCGCCATTTTAAACTGCTCAAATATTAACCTTGACTTTACGATAAAGATTCACTTAATTTAAAGTCACTTGTGATTCGTTCGCCTAAAGATGACAACGCTGTCAGTTTTTTTAATAAAAATACTTATACAGGTACAATTATCGGCGTATTAAATAAATACTTGCTGCTAACGGTATAAATACATATTCTTACGCACTCACAAACTGCTCAACAATAATTATTATTACTATACAAGGCTGTAATTTTAGATGAAAACAACGATAACTGACGTAGCAAAAGCGGC containing:
- a CDS encoding tryptophan halogenase family protein, giving the protein MSESIKKVVIVGGGTAGWMTAASLSKYLANKDTNITIIESTTVGTVGVGEATIPNIINYNKNLGIDELELIKATQATFKLGIQFEDWNKPGEKFFHPFSDYGMPINNVDFHHYINRVNAQGSQLNIEDYCFPAVLAKQGKFAQPHPNPPSPLADYQYALHFDAGLYANFLKSFALKHGVVHIDAFIRSVELNQENGFIKSVTLENGDIINGDLFIDCSGFKGLLIEEALKTGYEDWSHWLLCDRAMAVQTELSGEITPFTRSIAKAYGWQWRIPLQHRMGNGYIYASKYQSDEEAERTLLSSIEGKKIKDIRKFQFTPGCRKKVWNKNCVAIGLSSGFLEPLESTSISLIQSVIDKLLTFFPDTSFNQHDIDEVNRLHNDELIHIRDFLILHYKASKRDDSPFWQHCQEMSIPDSLAHKIAVFESRGHIIIRESESFEPASWLTMYNAFGFIPKRFDERTEKVSIDILIKNLSQMKGSLENAAKQAITHTEFIKRHCQARPL
- a CDS encoding tryptophan halogenase family protein, coding for MNKTENPLSKIVIVGGGTSGWIAAATLAHGFKNSDLEIELVESEQIGTIGVGEATIPSLLIVLNSLGINLDDFIKETQGSFKLGIQFEDWYAKGDSYFHPFGSIGKPIAGFDFFQCWLKSKAEGDPTPLMAHSPEYVLSERNKFFLPFEARNTPLERIFYALHLDSTLAGKYLRKFAENLGVKRTEGLIKSVAQNEEGYIESVTLDDNSQISGDFFIDCSGFKGLLIEQTLNAGYDDWSHYLPCNRAVTVQTEKTGETKPYTVSTAKEAGWTWRIPLQHRTGNGYVFCSKYISDEEATKTLLDSVEGKPLTEPRIIPFTTGLRKKAWYKNCLALGLAQGFLEPLESTAIHLVTRTLAFFIRMFPDKSCHQQLQDEFNRRVRVDYEEIRDFLVLHYCTTKREDTEFWRWCQQMKIPTSLERKIDFYKVSGGLIPGTEELFQPTSWYAILMGMQVMPERYNPALDTLDANKLSSILSQGKQGLIQIAESQPSHDEFLEKYCRAKMP
- a CDS encoding tryptophan halogenase family protein: MFEQKKQVNSIVIVGGGTSGWMTAAALSHYFANEKVKITLVESSQIGTIGVGEATIPTLRRFYGKLGLSDLDVLKATAATCKLGIEFKDWHKLDSSFIHPFGIYGQGTKEVDFHHYWLRQRQVDNVYPLADFSLGVQLAKDNKFAVPTTNPESQLEIFDWALHFDAALFAKLMREYSENNGTTLIDGKIDEVSTRNDNGDIKSVLLEDGTEIEGDLFIDCSGFQGLLINKTLNIGYENWSKWLFCDRAFAVQSESVMAPNARTVSKAHKAGWQWKIPLQHRQGNGHVFASQYIDEQAALDTLLSNIDGKLLHEPRTFNFTPGRREKAWYKNCVAIGLSSGFLEPLESTSIALVETAIEKLIGSLHGACYDQTKVDLFNQKTALEYERVRDFIILHYKASKRDDSAFWRDCQQLQLPDTLQEKIDIFLSTGELKRYPFEIFGKDSWLAIFDGFEMYPKAYDKKADNMPLEYLNKNLHYMRHRVQHSANNALPHGIFLKKYCHFEAKEQS
- a CDS encoding TonB-dependent receptor domain-containing protein; amino-acid sequence: MSSKTFKKGVLASSIAMVLAGGATPLAMAAEGADKEVEVIEVTGIRGSTKASINGKRFADSQVDGIAAEDIGKLPDVTITDSLQRITGVQIERVAGEGGGVQIRGLPQIDTTMNGETFLSATTIDTSGADLGDLPAQLFGGVDVYKSATADNTAQGIAGAIDLKTRRPFDMDDGWTFVGGAEATRGSITEETDPTLHGLAAYNDGKIGFLISAVTQDVTLATDYNGHNDTSENGGLGWTSNNYAWSTPAESAGYRNIVPHGFTAFNKTEERERDAVQASLQVDLGEGYTLTADYFYTNQDRFNARSGFNNNNRWQTFAQYAFATNYTGDSYTDADGNEWRGVDAFKMRPYRLQSFTQVNINEEKSRNFNLQLDYDNGGALTGQVRFTDATATAKMRHAYGEGDIMSIDEGALVLGPGGFTSAEYCNNGEEIVGSEGGCYGKFSQGIETGDFFLTHDASGEHPTFGGFDQVVTGGQGAMTVADYMASLDSYHIGAFSSEGNTDDKADMRTFSTKWNYALENNDVITSVDFGIRYSQRDIDHDQFTYTSDFGNGCDIAQWKAVDQNLDRSTSNAPDNACYGLEGTGEYTPAEQGNFAYNAETGEYEETSHYQYDEDTGERMYVPKVDENGDPIYGDFTWTPYTLLPPTRLDQHTTVSWQTDFGNVKGIPGIWVIDPSNFRNPRQWHQDTFGNVQRTENGGATYDVGLDELSYFLQANFEYGNLSGNVGLKVIETTLFVKQNLIGGNLPHSGLGPDIGDEVTERTYKDELPSINLAYQASDDVVLRAAFSENMQALDLAQWGAGKNVGMVFNNGCGCMRVQEVTLNGNPALNPWRSENWSLSAEWYAGEASMFFASAFGIDIAEFTESKTELRSEEPDSDGVIRGPHPTTFTAQSKGGEVAGFELGAKVALSDFLGDDGIFKNVGFDLNYTYTDSKQEAKDVHGDDLPFQGMSEDTYNAVVWYENETFSARLAWNSRSPRLMTAGNSGTGGQSLYQDDYSQLDFNATYNFSEDISFYVNGSNITEEYQQAFIEFEKQKAFQNVYEARWTVGTRVKF